The genomic interval ttttctcctccctcttctttcttctgCTTTCTTGTCTACTCTCACATCCTCTCTTccaactctccctctcacaccctcctctctctctttccctctccctccctccctccctccctctttctctgtctctgtctggctGTATGTCTGTATAGATCGGTGGGATCAGATTTCTGTATGACAATCTGGTGGAGTCGGTGGAGCGCTTCAAGAGCAGCAGTGGCTTCGGCTGCATCCTGGCCCACAGCATGGGCCTGGGCAAAACCCTTCAGGTCATCTCCTTCATCGACATCCTACTGCGCCATACTGAAGCTCACACCGTCCTCGCCATAgtccctgtgagtgtgtgtgtgtgtgtgtgcataacgatgtgtgtgtgtgtatgtatgcgtaaggatgtgtgtgtatgtgcatattgtgtgtgtgtgtgtgtgtgtgtgtgtgtgtgtgtgtgtgtgtgtgtgtgtgtgtgcataaggatgtgtgtgtgtttatatttgtgttttgttgtaCACACTGCATCCAGATTGATCTATGGACTGACTTCATTTCCTTCATTTCCTTTCCTTGTTTCTGTcctggtttctctctctttctctccccctccctcttctgtcgtttctgtccttttttctttctttccaaatgttctctcctcctcgttctcttcctcctctgtctctccctctttctctctctctctcactctacccTTCCTGTTGTTGCATCCTGCAGGTGAACACGCTTCAGAACTGGCTGTCGGAGTTCAACCTTTGGGTCCCGCCCGCTGAAGCCCTGCCTCCCAACACTGACCCCGCCCACGCTATGCCACGTTCCTTCAAGGTCCACATCCTCAACGACGAGCACAAGTAAGCCACCGCACCATCACCTCTGGCAACACTCAAGGGAGTGGGGCTACTGTCCGCAGGTCTCATAAAGATCCGTCCTTAATGTTCCGGAAGCGCTCATCACTCATGTTCTGGTCGGGCTCCACATCTCCTACTAGagttttggtcatgtggacagTTTGAATGTGGATCTAATGTCCTGCACACAGATTGCAAAAGCTGTGTAGGCCCTGCGCACATTTGCTATCTAGTAGAGTGCTAAGTACGGACCACACAACCCGCTCCTGCAACCTAAACTTTCTTCCACCAAGTTCAGGTTAATTGCATATGTACATTGGTTCATTTGAAACATGTTCCCAGTTATTGCCTTAAAACAAACTCAAGCTGTCATTATATTGAAGACAATTTTCTAACTGTTTCTGAGGAGCAATCAGTACATTACAGTCAGATGGCTGCCAAACAGACGGCAGCACATGAGGTCCCCCCCTCCTTAGCTCGCGCAGTTTGGCGGAGAGTCCCGCTCCTGCCCTGTGAGCGTCTGTGCTCGGGCAGAAGGGCTCTCGCCGGCCTGATGAATGTTTGATGACTCACTCTTCACAGTTTCAGCGCCTGGGCGTGTACAGAGCGCTCACAGCCCACTCACAGCTGCTCCTCTGCACTCCAcactctgtgttctctctctttttctctttttctctctctctctctcattctcactcttcctttttcactttctccatctttctctctttcccagcCCCCTCCACTCACATATGCCACAACACATTTGTGAAAGTGCTCTCCTTTAGGTTTATACAAGTGGGGACAGAGCTCAGTAGTTCTCCTTAtgacctgcctgcctgtctgtctatcttccTTCCTGTGTTTTCTTCATCCATTTATCGGCCTCTCTCATTGTTGTGCGTGGTTAAATTAAAGCGTTAACGTCAGTTCTGGCCAGGCCATGGTAGTCAAGAAGCTTGCCGCCCTCCCCTTCATCTCATTCATTCCTAATTGATCCAGGTGCATCCCCTCAGCCGATTATCTTTCTTCCCTAGCGATTGGCCACACAGCTTCGACACGCCTTTTAAATTCTACCCACTTCCTCTCAACCGTATACTGCTCGGTTTCTGCTCCACCTTGTCGGTGTATGATGTGGCATGTTCTCTTGTCCGTCACTTGGCTCTGTTCATGGGGAATATTTATCTCTCCCTGTCCTGCTGGGGTGAGAATTCCCTAAACTGCTGCTGCCCCCTGACTTAATGCTTTTCCATGGTGCTCATGGAAATAGGGGGGTTCCTCCGAACAGAGCTATACCGCCAAATGTAATTCATAATTTACAATAAAGAAATTTCACTCAGAATCTTCTCTTGTGTTCCTTGACTAAAATGGTTCTGACAGAACTGAGCAGAAGTGAACAGACAGACACTGACCCAAGCGTACATGACACAGAAAGGCTGAGATTCTAAAGCCACGTGTGTCCTCGTTTTGAGATCACTACAGTCACGTGTGTTTATGGCGTTGGCATAAAcggatgtttttttctctctcccactaatCAGAACCACGGCGGCCCGTGCCAAGGTGGTGGAGGACTGGCACAGGGATGGCGGTGTGCTGCTAATGGGCTACGAAATGTACCGGCTGCTGTCGCTCAAGAAGAGCTTCGTGGCTGGCCGCAAGAAGAAAGCCAAGAAGCCCACCGGGCCGGTCGTCATTGACCTGGACGAGGAGGACCGCCAGCAGGACCTGCTGAAAGGTTGGTCCTGCTGCCAATCAATCTCCTCCGCAGCCAATCACAGCTGATGGCCCATTGGATAGCATCTTAATTCCGTTCCTATCTTTTTAAACCCAACTGTGGGAATATATTTGGTAATCATGTAAATATTTAGGCTGTAAAAAATAGTCTGCTATCTTTAATATGCATCTGTCAAATTGCAGTGccttaaaacaaacacatggaTGGTCTATATGATCACAATCTGGATGGTCTATATGATCTGTTATCAGACCTTACTACTTATGGCTGCTGGCTACTGCTAATGCATCTGTCTAAGTGTGGTACTATGAATGACTGTTTGACTGACCCTTTCCCAGGCATTGAGAAGGCTCTGTCTTGGCCTGGACCTGACGTGGTGATTTGCGACGAGGGGCACCGCATCAAGAACTGCCACGCAAGCACGTCGCAGGCGCTCAAGGGCATCCGCACGCGGCGTCGCGCGGTTCTGACGGGCTACCCGCTGCAGAACAACCTGATCGAGTACTGGTGCATGGTGGACTTTGTGCGGCCCGACTTCCTGGGCACACGGCAGGAGTTCAGCAACATGTTCGAGCGGCCCATTCTGAACGGGCAGTGCGTGGACAGCACACCCGAGGATCTACGGCTCATGCGCTACCGTAGCCACGTGCTGCACAGCCTGCTGGAGGGCTTCGTgcagaggtagggagagaggcagagaaagattcacacgcatgcacgcatacatacaTTAGTGATATGTATTGTTGTCGAGTCGAGCCTTCCTAAACGGCCGTCtgtgttgaatgtgtgtttcCCAGGCGGGGTCACGACGTGCTGCGCTCCCAGCTGCCTCCGAAGCAGGAGCATGTCATCCTGGTGCGCCTGTCCCCCCTGCAGAGGGCGCTCTACACCGAGTTCATGAACCGCTTCCAAGAGGCCGGCAACAGCGGCTGGCTCAGCCTCAACCCCCTCAAGGCCTTCTGCGTCTgctgcaaggtgtgtgtgtgtgtgtgtgtgtgtgtgtgtgtgtgtgtgtgtgtctgtctgtttgtctgtctgtctgttggtcgTAGAGATTTCCTCAAATTAAGTTTAattcagagagagacagacagagagagatggagagagaatgattgtgtgtgtgtgacttaaaAGTATCTAAGTCACTCAATGAGGAAAACTGAGAAAGTTGAAAGCccattattatttttaagtGAATCTACCGGTACTAACTTGTCTGATGCTCAACGTGCCATCTGTTGTACTTTCAGATCTGGAACCATCCAGATGTCCTCTATGAGGCGTTACAGAAGGAAAACCTGGCCAATGAGCAGGACTTGGACCTGGACGACATCCCCACCAACCAGAACCGTTGCCCTGCCCCCAACCAGAAGAGCAAGCAGGCAGAGATGACCAGCAGTGAGGGAGGGCTCAGCCTCTCCGCCCTGCAAGAGAGGGCCAACCAGGTCCTCTCCTACGAATGGGTGAGCCCCCTCTCACTTGCTTTACGTCATGTTTTACATGGTCATACACTTTGTAAGCATACTGTCTGATTAGACGATGGCCTAttcatttgttcagtttgtGGGTCATGCAAGTGTGGCTACCATTGATGAATTAGTGCCTTTAAACATGTACCTTTGTCAGGCAAAGGACATCATGGCTGATTACAAGACTGGGCTTTTGGAGAACTCTGCCAAGATGGTGCTGCTGTTCCATCTTATTGATGAGAGTGTTAGGAATGGCGACAAAATCCTGGTCTTCAGGTATGGAAATACTcatctgtatacacacacacacacacacacacacacacacacactcacaaacacaatacacaaaaCAAGCACgcccaaatgcacacacacagacacagacacacatattgacaaacacaccacacaaacacacataaacttactcactcactcactcactctctcatacattgacacaaagacacacacacaaaggcgcgcacacacactcacacaattcATATGCAAAATACAAGATTTAATTTAGATACAAATGCTTAATCATAACGAAATATGAATCTCATGACATTACTTGCCTTATCTAACTCTCACTTCCCTCatctttcattcttttctttGCAGTCAAAGCCTGTCCACTCTATCAGTTATCGAGGAGTTTTTGGCCAAGAGAATGATGCCTGAAACCAGGGCATCCAGTCTGAAACAGAACTGGGTTCGCAACGTCAACTACTACCGTAAGTGGTCTGGTTCTACCGTTAGTGGTCCTATAGTGACCACTGTTGTCATGGAGTCTTTATCCAGACCCATAGCTACCTAGTTCAAAGCGCTCCAAGAGCTGTTGTTATTTTGGGGTCAGAGCAAGCAGTAGTatatatcgccatctagtggctgTCTTTTGTCATTGAACTGCTTTGGGGTTGTATAAGGTTGCGTCCTTGTGGTGACGCTGCATTGCAGTTTTCTTTGTCTGTCTTAAAGGGCTCATGTATTGATGTGTCATAGAGTAACTTCCCCATGTCGAGTCTGTGTATGAAGTGTAAAGTTACTTGCCATGCCTATGTAGCTGTCTATCTGACACCAAGCATGTGGCTCAGCAGGATTGGATGGAAGCACGTCTGCCTCTGAAAGGGAGAGACTCATAAACCAGTTCAACGATCCAGCAAACACCTCAACCTTGGTCTTTCTGCTATCCACCAGGTAACacatacacccactcacacacgcacagacatactGACCCATTTACACCATGACCACACACAGATCAACATTTCTGCCGTCGTTTTTTAGGGCTGGCTGCCTCGGGGTGAACTTGATCGGTGCGAACCGTGTGGTGGTGTTCGACGCCTCCTGGAACCCTTGCCACGACGCACAGGCGGTGTGTCGGGTGTATCGCTACGGGCAACGGAAGCCCTGTCACATCTACCGGCTGGTGTGTGACTTCACCCTGGAGAAGAAGATCTACGACAGGCAGATCTCCAAACAGGGCATGTCAGGTAAAAACAACACTGAGTCCTAATGGGAGAAAGgaataacagacagacagacagactgctgTATGGAGCACACAGGGGCACAATTCATCGGTACTGCCTGCACACTGAGTGCAGACCATTAAAAAGATGAGCCTCAGTCACGCTTTCCTGGTTAGCTCAGTGGgcagcacctcacacacacatacacacacacacacacacacacacacacacacacacacacaagcctctctctctcttgctgagAGTACTTCAGAGAGTGGAGCCCACTTCACCCCAGAGGGtgagatggagagtgtgtgagggagagcgcCACGCACTGAGAGTGGTCAGGGGGCAGACTAACTGACTGAGTGCCACAGACAAACAGCTGATGCGCAGTAGAATAGGATGGGTGTGCAGTAGAATAGGATAGGTGTGCAGTAGAATAGGATGGGTGTGCACTCAGCTGGAGGGGACAGAGGGGAGTCACGTTAATCAGATCATGGATAGAGTTGGTACTTGGTCCCCATTTAATACAGCTTTTAATACAGTTAGTGggcatgaggtgtgtgtttgtgtgtgtgtgtgtgtgtgtgtgtgagagagagtatgtgtatgttggTTAACCCTGGACGTCTCCGTTTAGACCGCGTGGTGGACGACCTGAACCCCGTCCTGACGTTCACTCGGCGGGAGGTGGAGTCCCTGCTGCACTTTGTGGAGGAGGAACCGGAGCCGGACGAGTCAGCCAGGTTGCTGCAGTCGCAGCAGGACATGGAGCTGGTCATCAAACAGGCCTGCCAACGCTACCCCCACCTCATCACCAAGGTgaccacacacaacaacaacaacgactagcaactagcacacacacaggcactgtgATAATAACTGCCAAGCAGGCTCTGCGATTAATTAAGAGAGACAGATTTTCAATTGATGGCCCCTGATGTTATAATTAATGATCACTTAGTTCACATTTGAACCAATTCAggaattataattataattatttattataattagAGTTATTTTCATTAAATTGTAATTAAAAGCTGGTATTTTTTATTAGTAGCACAAAGGCACAAAGTGAAGGATTGATATAAATCCACTCAGAGGGAGGATGTCAACCAATTAGCCATTATTCTCATTtttccctcttcttctccttcatcgTTTCCAGCAACCTTTCCATCACGAGTCTCTGCTGATAGACCGTCGTGATCTCAAACTGTCCAAGGCGGAGAAGAAAGCTGCTAAGAAGGGCTACGAGGTGGAGAAGCGGGCATCTGTGCCCTATACGCGCCCCTCCTATGCCCACTACTACCCTGCCAGTGACCAGAGCCTCACCAACATCCCAGCCTTTAGCCAGCGCAACTGGTGAGTTATTTTAATCTGAAGGCAGACACGACTCCAGACTCACTCACAGCTGCTGAAATATACAGCAGACTCACAGAGatgttttagatagatagatagatagatgttaGATGATAGATGATGGTGGTAATTGTTGTTACAGATTGTTACTCAATCCAGTTAAGGAGAACAGAaagaaaatcaaaacaaaaaaataaataaattgttcAGATGATCAATTTTCTAGTGTTAAGGAGTCTGATTGCTGAGCGGACTTGCTACTTGACCTACTTAAAACTGAACCTTAAGAGCCTTAACTTCCAGTGTTTCTCTTAAGAGCCTTAACGTtcagtgtttctctgtgtggttCTTGTCCTTTGTATTCTTAAATTGTGCTCTTCTTGACCAGGCGACCTCCACCAAGGCAGGAGGAGAAGCCGATGGCCAGTGTCCGGCCCGTCCAGTCGACTCCGATTCCAATGGCGCCACGGCAGGCGTCCCAGGGAACAGGCCCTGCCTCCTCCGCTTCTGCAAGCTCCAACTCGGCTCTGAGCTTCAACCTCAACAATCTGCAGAAAGCTGGCGTGTTTGTCCAGAAGATCGTCACCACCACAGGTAGATGCACAGGCATTTAAACATGTACCACTGCAGCAACAACCATGTCAGAGATTGGACGATtgggagtgggtctggaaaatgTTCACTGACTTAAGACTTCCTGCAGGGGCATATCTAGCAGTGAAATgaaacttaaattggtacattaaattcttacaaaatcGTGTCAAAAGTGTAGCAATCGTGTAaatgaaggttttaaatgcagttgcgTACTCAATTTCAAATACACGTCCGTGCcggattagcgattgtatttgcgtgcccgtgttttagggacattggctTCAATGGCCTCGTGGCCAAACGGACCTGCAGCACAAATGTCAAATTTGCCGAAAGGTCGTATGAGTATTCCCAGGCTACACAACTGTGGCATAAAAAGATGTAGTGAAATATTCAAATGCAGGACATTGGTTAATACTAATCAGGCCAAACCTAGAAGTTGAACTGGTGGATGTATTGTACTTGAATAAGCATAGGCGTGCTTGTCCCCTCTATATTAAAAGTAACATCTTTGGGATGTTTTGTTCAGATGGTAACGCTACTCTTTCTACACAGACATTGTCATTCCGGGTACCAACAGCACTAAAGACGTCCAGACCCGGATACCTGCGGGAGAGAGCATCCATGTCATCAGAGGAACTAAAGGTAAGCAGCATCACTCACAAAACTCAATTCACTTCAAACAACAGATCAACTTCAAGCAAGAAAAGGACTTGTCTCCAAAGGATAATGTTTtgacttttgtttgtgtgtgtgtgtgtgtgtgtgtgtgtgtgtgtttgtgcgtaacGTAGGGACCTACATCAGGACCTGTGATGGAAGAATCTTTGCAGTCCGAGCAGCTGGAAAGCCTAAACAGGAAGGCTCAGCCACTGATAAAGGTAGTGACCAACAAACcatctattcctctctctctgcatccttGTTTCAGTTCAGACCGTTTATTGCTGAATTGGATGTGATCAAAAATCCACAAGTACATCTCCAGAACTGGATTCATGCCTGAGACTGTAGTAGAATAGTAGAGTGTGATTAATTTGGTAACAATTGGTTATTATGTGTCTCTTTCAGATGTGGTGCACCCTGAGAAAGAGGCTCATAGCAGCGCCACCAATGGGAGCGTTTCCGTTTCTCCTGAGCGCAAAAGGTCCTCCCCGGAGGACGGGGTGTCTGACCTCCTGCCTCGACCGCTGTCGCCGGACAGCCCTGAGATCCTGAGCGAGCTCCAGCGCTTCATCAAGCCGCCGGCCCACGGCCTGCCCACTGCCACGCATGGAGCCGCCGCCCAGGAGAACGGAGGGCCGCCCGTCAAACCAGTGCCCTCGAAAGAGCCCTCCCTGCCGGCCAGTGACGCCCACCCCCTGCCCCTGGATCTGCGTGCCAGCAAGCGCAAGTCTGCCCCGGCTGTCGAGGAGAGGGACCTCGACCAGCCACCCATGCCCAAGCGGAGCCCCACCACCCACGCCCTGCCGCCAGGGTTCCCCTTCACCGGCACCTACGGGCTGAACCCCGGCCTGAACCCCTCCCTGCTGGGCTCCATGTGCCACCCTCTCTTCATGGGACCGGGCTCGCCCTACTTCCAGCCCCACGCTCCGCTGGCTGACCCACGGCTCATGTTCCCCATGACCCCAGACCCTTTCAGTCTTCCCcgctcctccccctcctcttcatcctccccctcctctgcctcgTCCCtgtccaccaccaacaccaaaactacaccctcttcctcctctgccttcacctcatcctcttcctcctgcacaACCTCCTCCTCCATGTCTCCATACTTACTCCGGCCTGGCATGGCGGGCATGCTGCCCCCGGGGTTCCCCCTGACGTACGGCCAGGCCCTGGGCATGTACCCCAACTCCCTGCTGCCTGCTGGCATGCCGGCCGCCACGCCTGGTCCTGCCGGGACCAGCTTCCTGTCCCGCTTCCCCTCCTCAAGCCTGCAAGGGCCTGCACTCAACACCCCGCCTCTCGCCGCCGACAACGAGAGCAgtagcagcggcagcagccacATGGACGACAGCGATGATATCATCGAGGTGACGGGCCAATAGGTGGCCTCAGCGAAGGTCCTGTGACGAGGCCTCGGGCCGCAGGGGTTGGGTGATTCGGCAGAATTAAGAGAttgcttttgaaaaaaaaaaaaaaaaaaaaattctgactgAGTCGATTTTTTGCCAACCCACCCCTTAACATGGGTCCCATCTCAACAACCCAGGCCCAGAATGTGAAGCAGCAGTGTGTCTGACTGAGAGAGTGGACTGCGAAAGCTACAAATCCTAATGCTGTATATCTTATTTAACAAGAGGAGAAAAGACTGAGGAGAAAACGAGCCCTTGGACTTCCAGCATTGTGTACTGCACTCTACCTGCGCGAGACTTGCAGTTAGTCCTCCTGACCAAGGAGGGCACTCTGCTTTCTGCTCTGATCAGCTCGAGCTTCAATTTTTTCAACTGTTTGCATTTATCTAGCAGGTGGTAGTAGATGGTAGAGAACATTAGCCAAGCTGGTAGTTGTTAAACGATAGTCATGCCTGTTTGGTCGAAAGAAAACAATATCATTGATTGTTTTGATTGATTACTGTTATTGCTACTATTTTAGACATTTTAGAAATGGTGGTTATCAATCGTAATTGACAATGTTTGAAAACTGATCCTTTCTTCTTGAGGTTACATTATGGGACAGAAAATATTTGACTTCTTTAAATATTCTTTTTTGTTTAAATCGAAAGATGGATGTGCAAAAATGGAAAGGGTGCAAAGAATAACCTAATAGGGCTGAAGCATAAAAAAGAACATGGCGAGAAATGAAAAAGACCTTAAACTCAACGAATGTATCATTATTTGCGCCTTTAACGCAGTGTTTGTGAGCACAGGCCTTAGAGACATTTGACTGAAGACCATTTGATACTCGtattttttcttgttgtgtttTCTAATGTGACGTTGTTACTGTGGTACAATCTTGTTGTCAAAATTAGCAGCctgaacatcacacacacagacagaggaaaCATCCTTGAAGACAGACGTGTCAAGATGGTGTTTTCACTACACCTCCGACCTTAACTCGGGGCGGGGGCATCAGCCCAGAGAGTTTCCTGGCAAATGCCGTGGGTGTTCAATGCCTTGCCGCTGCGTCGCTTGAATGTCATTGAGGAAGCTGAGGAACAGGGAAGCGAGTGTTTCCTTGATCCTCCCACCCCATAGTCTTATTGGAGCTGAGCTTATGTATGTAACACCATAAAAAGCTGTCTAATTGTGGGTTAGGGTCTCATTCAGTGCAGTCTGCGCTGTCATTTCCCTCCtgtatttctgtctgtcttcgCTCAACACAAAAGGGTTCACTTGACTTTTCGACCCAACCCTTTCATTGTTTTGTTGTGACACCAACACATAGGTTCAAAGaaactaacaaaaaaaaacaacacagggTGTAGTTGCTCATACCAAAAAATATTTAAGAAGTATCAAATTTGAGAGAAATTGTGAAATTTGTAAAGGAATGCTGTGCCAAAACAGTAATTATGTCCCTAATGTCATCTCTCACTAATGGGGAATGTTGTGAAAAGAGACCAAAACATTTACAACATACTTGAAGTATATTTCAAGGATGTAAAAGAGATGATCAGAGAGGAGCCATATGACAAGGCtctcagaaagaaagaaaaaacttgaGCAACAGGACGAATTTTGCAGGCAGTCATCACCAAAATGCTGAATCGTGGTAACTATAACTATGTGACTTACAGCGAAGCAACTTACTAGTAATTTTTACCATGTACTGTATAAAATTCATTTAACACAAGCATTCAGGAGTTCCTGATTCATTTACaggttgtgtgttttctttttgtgtctgGTGGATCAGGGGCATTGCTTCATTTTGTTGTGGCATTGCTTTGCTGTGTTTACAAATGCCAACCGGTTTCTGTTTTTCACCCAAATCTTCCCTCATTGTCCTGTGTCATAGAAGAAGGGTCCACTGCACCTAAATTCCATTGGTTAGTCTAGACAAAAAGATATACATAATTTATCTTCTGTCTCACTGTAACCGAAAAATCCAAACATTCTATTGAAGTACTTTCACTTTTCAACCCCATTTTCTGTACCATACTTCCGTTGCTGGTTTACCTGTGTTTTTTAGTCCTCTTTTTTGTCTGAGGTTTGACAATTTaccaaattaatttatttatgacattgcatatttattcatttgtattttttatttttgtacttttttttaaaaaaatggggGATTTTTACTCTTGACGCCGAATGGCTCCACTCTGACGCTTTAGTGGTTTAAGgagggtgtagtgtgtgtacgaTGGTGTTTGATGACCTTCTGACACAAAGCAGAATCAGGACCAATGTGAACTGGTGTCGTGGATTGCGTGGGTCTCGGTGAGCCCACATCCACCGCACATGCTCAGAGCGAGGGTGTGCCGTTCAGTGCCCCTGCACACCTGTGATGTCATTCCTGGTGGCCAAGATCCCTTAAGTGttcagtgttttttcttttttttccaatatCTTTTTAATGattgcttttgttttctttttttatttcatttttgtcaTAGCTaactacttgaacagaagtattTATTTGTCATAGGAAGGGTCGGTATAGGTGAACAGGCGGCTGCTCTGGATTCTAATCTGTGAGGAGAATTTGAACTGCTAAAAGCTGCTGAGGATCAGACAGCCTGTTCTGGAAGAACTACATTCATAACTAATCTGTATCGGCTTTTCAGTccattctctttttcttttccttttttttggaagtttgtgaataaaaacaaattaaatgtTACATGTGGGGTGCTTGGTTTTATTTAAGTATAAAGCATAGCAagaatacatttttttacacacattttatttGAATAGTAATAGGTGATTTTACGTACAGTGCTTATTAGCCCTTTTTGTCAActagagaggaaaagaaaggttTCTTATGACGGTAGAACACAGATAGCCTATGACATTCCCTGGCAATGGCACTGTGTTTAATTACCGTGCATAATGTTACATGAATGAGTCGCTTCTCTGTTGCTGGTCCATCAATCCCCCTGAACAAGAGGGGGATGTTGCATAATCATGCTCTACCATATAGAGTTCGTGAATGCACTTACACTACCTCTACCTTGTGTTACCAGTTTCATTTCCCAAATCCTTTACAGATTCCAGATGAAATGAGAGGGCCTTTTGTAAATACAAATTGTTTAAGA from Alosa alosa isolate M-15738 ecotype Scorff River chromosome 4, AALO_Geno_1.1, whole genome shotgun sequence carries:
- the LOC125293986 gene encoding helicase ARIP4-like isoform X2, producing the protein MLLLDEPDPLTDQPKGAAFSSENEAQGGDSSGWQCTPPSSTSSSGEAPSQPPSGPAARPASHSPSALAFSGTKKRSSKPAHLRRNIRKLLREHQLETGTKTAQQEELERRRRLEQQRKDLPSGSPSAYSQTPGDESLSASAQVSKQELICLDTSTSSLDACEDDGKASPLSTLTAKEDVIELSSSEDDSLHTSRRAINEDEEEEEEAGPGTEESCGAHANDNLNQPDAQGRVLVNVNHPADESDIYLSPQLARVVKPHQIGGIRFLYDNLVESVERFKSSSGFGCILAHSMGLGKTLQVISFIDILLRHTEAHTVLAIVPVNTLQNWLSEFNLWVPPAEALPPNTDPAHAMPRSFKVHILNDEHKTTAARAKVVEDWHRDGGVLLMGYEMYRLLSLKKSFVAGRKKKAKKPTGPVVIDLDEEDRQQDLLKGIEKALSWPGPDVVICDEGHRIKNCHASTSQALKGIRTRRRAVLTGYPLQNNLIEYWCMVDFVRPDFLGTRQEFSNMFERPILNGQCVDSTPEDLRLMRYRSHVLHSLLEGFVQRRGHDVLRSQLPPKQEHVILVRLSPLQRALYTEFMNRFQEAGNSGWLSLNPLKAFCVCCKIWNHPDVLYEALQKENLANEQDLDLDDIPTNQNRCPAPNQKSKQAEMTSSEGGLSLSALQERANQVLSYEWAKDIMADYKTGLLENSAKMVLLFHLIDESVRNGDKILVFSQSLSTLSVIEEFLAKRMMPETRASSLKQNWVRNVNYYRLDGSTSASERERLINQFNDPANTSTLVFLLSTRAGCLGVNLIGANRVVVFDASWNPCHDAQAVCRVYRYGQRKPCHIYRLVCDFTLEKKIYDRQISKQGMSDRVVDDLNPVLTFTRREVESLLHFVEEEPEPDESARLLQSQQDMELVIKQACQRYPHLITKQPFHHESLLIDRRDLKLSKAEKKAAKKGYEVEKRASVPYTRPSYAHYYPASDQSLTNIPAFSQRNWRPPPRQEEKPMASVRPVQSTPIPMAPRQASQGTGPASSASASSNSALSFNLNNLQKAGVFVQKIVTTTDIVIPGTNSTKDVQTRIPAGESIHVIRGTKGTYIRTCDGRIFAVRAAGKPKQEGSATDKDVVHPEKEAHSSATNGSVSVSPERKRSSPEDGVSDLLPRPLSPDSPEILSELQRFIKPPAHGLPTATHGAAAQENGGPPVKPVPSKEPSLPASDAHPLPLDLRASKRKSAPAVEERDLDQPPMPKRSPTTHALPPGFPFTGTYGLNPGLNPSLLGSMCHPLFMGPGSPYFQPHAPLADPRLMFPMTPDPFSLPRSSPSSSSSPSSASSLSTTNTKTTPSSSSAFTSSSSSCTTSSSMSPYLLRPGMAGMLPPGFPLTYGQALGMYPNSLLPAGMPAATPGPAGTSFLSRFPSSSLQGPALNTPPLAADNESSSSGSSHMDDSDDIIEVTGQ
- the LOC125293986 gene encoding helicase ARIP4-like isoform X3 gives rise to the protein MDQPKGAAFSSENEAQGGDSSGWQCTPPSSTSSSGEAPSQPPSGPAARPASHSPSALAFSGTKKRSSKPAHLRRNIRKLLREHQLETGTKTAQQEELERRRRLEQQRKDLPSGSPSAYSQTPGDESLSASAQVSKQELICLDTSTSSLDACEDDGKASPLSTLTAKEDVIELSSSEDDSLHTSRRAINEDEEEEEEAGPGTEESCGAHANDNLNQPDAQGRVLVNVNHPADESDIYLSPQLARVVKPHQIGGIRFLYDNLVESVERFKSSSGFGCILAHSMGLGKTLQVISFIDILLRHTEAHTVLAIVPVNTLQNWLSEFNLWVPPAEALPPNTDPAHAMPRSFKVHILNDEHKTTAARAKVVEDWHRDGGVLLMGYEMYRLLSLKKSFVAGRKKKAKKPTGPVVIDLDEEDRQQDLLKGIEKALSWPGPDVVICDEGHRIKNCHASTSQALKGIRTRRRAVLTGYPLQNNLIEYWCMVDFVRPDFLGTRQEFSNMFERPILNGQCVDSTPEDLRLMRYRSHVLHSLLEGFVQRRGHDVLRSQLPPKQEHVILVRLSPLQRALYTEFMNRFQEAGNSGWLSLNPLKAFCVCCKIWNHPDVLYEALQKENLANEQDLDLDDIPTNQNRCPAPNQKSKQAEMTSSEGGLSLSALQERANQVLSYEWAKDIMADYKTGLLENSAKMVLLFHLIDESVRNGDKILVFSQSLSTLSVIEEFLAKRMMPETRASSLKQNWVRNVNYYRLDGSTSASERERLINQFNDPANTSTLVFLLSTRAGCLGVNLIGANRVVVFDASWNPCHDAQAVCRVYRYGQRKPCHIYRLVCDFTLEKKIYDRQISKQGMSDRVVDDLNPVLTFTRREVESLLHFVEEEPEPDESARLLQSQQDMELVIKQACQRYPHLITKQPFHHESLLIDRRDLKLSKAEKKAAKKGYEVEKRASVPYTRPSYAHYYPASDQSLTNIPAFSQRNWRPPPRQEEKPMASVRPVQSTPIPMAPRQASQGTGPASSASASSNSALSFNLNNLQKAGVFVQKIVTTTDIVIPGTNSTKDVQTRIPAGESIHVIRGTKGTYIRTCDGRIFAVRAAGKPKQEGSATDKDVVHPEKEAHSSATNGSVSVSPERKRSSPEDGVSDLLPRPLSPDSPEILSELQRFIKPPAHGLPTATHGAAAQENGGPPVKPVPSKEPSLPASDAHPLPLDLRASKRKSAPAVEERDLDQPPMPKRSPTTHALPPGFPFTGTYGLNPGLNPSLLGSMCHPLFMGPGSPYFQPHAPLADPRLMFPMTPDPFSLPRSSPSSSSSPSSASSLSTTNTKTTPSSSSAFTSSSSSCTTSSSMSPYLLRPGMAGMLPPGFPLTYGQALGMYPNSLLPAGMPAATPGPAGTSFLSRFPSSSLQGPALNTPPLAADNESSSSGSSHMDDSDDIIEVTGQ